A region of the Synechococcus sp. PCC 7502 genome:
ATCTTGTTCTAAGGCATTGGCTGTTAAAGCAATAATCCAAGGTTGAGGTTTGTCAGATTGACGAATAATTTTTGTGGCTGTAAGTCCATCTATTTCTGGCATTTGCATATCCATGAGAATTAGATCGTAAGATTGCTGTTCTACCATCGCTAATACTTCTAGTCCATTATTGGCAATATCGGCAATATAACCCAGTTTTCTAAGCATCATTGTCGCTACTTTTTGATTGACTGGATTATCTTCAGCAAGAAGAATTTTTATGGGTGGTTTAGCGATCACATTACTCTGTTGAGAACCTGATTCAGACTTAAGTGGAATTATTGATGATTGGATTTCAGTTTCAGAGAATGTTTTTAAGCGAATTGTAAAATAGAAACTAGAGCCGTGGGTGTTGCTTAGGGAATGCCAATCCCCAGGGAAGTTACCAGATATATTGCCAAGGCTTTCCACCCAAATCGTGCCATCCATTAACTCAACTAAGCTTTTACTAATTGTTAAACCCAATCCTGTACCACCAAATTTGCGAGAAATAGAAGAATCAGCTTGAGTGAAGGGGTGAAATAGTTGATGAATGCGATCGCTATTAATGCCAATACCAGTATCTTTGACGGATATTAATAACTCTAGGTGTGAATTGTTCAGAGTTTTATGTTTAGCCACTGTAATGATAACGCTACCATTTTCGGTAAATTTAATAGCATTTCCCACCAGATTTAAGAAGATTTGACGGAGGCGAGTGCTATCTCCGATCACTTTTAGGGGAATATCAGGGAAAATTACATACTTCAGATCAAGGTTTTTAGATAGGGCTTGCTTACTCAAAAGTTTACATACGGAAGTAATTAAATTATTTAAATCAAAGGGGTGATCTTCTAATTCCAGCATTCCTGACTCAATTTTGGAGAAGTCGAGAATATCATTAATAATAACTAACAGAGTATCGCCACTATCTTTGATCGTTTGGACAATATCCTGCTGCTCTTCTGTCAGATAGGTATTTGCTAGTAACTCTGCCATTCCCAAGACTCCATTCATGGGTGTACGAATTTCATGACTCATGTTGGCGAGAAACTCACTTTTAGATTTTGCGGCTGATTCGGCAATTTCTATGGCTTTGGCTAGGGCTATTTCTGCTTGTTTGCGATCGCTAATGTCAGATACTGCGACTAATACTTCATTATGATTGAGGGGAACAATACGAGCTTTTTCGTAGTAGGTTTGATCTTGATCAATAAATTTATACTCTTGTTTCTGAGTTATACCAGTGGAGATTGCCAGTTGAGCTAGCGCAATCCGTTCTTGGGCGATCGCTAAAGGCATGATGTCAATTATGTTATAACCTACGCTGTCTTGAGGTCGATCAGGTTTAGTATCGGGATTAGTGACTGCATGTAAACAGTGAATTGCCCCAGCATTAATAACTTCCATCTGTAATCCATCTTGCCGCATGCGGATCAATAGGTCTGGGATCGCATGAATTATGGCACGGGTAGTAGTTTCACTTTTTTGGAGAGCTAGTTCTGCCTCTTGGCGATCGGTAATATCTCGGACAATTACTAGTGCTTCCTTGTCGTTAACGGCAACTATGCGAATTTCTTCGGTGACTAACTTGCCGAATTTAAAGAGTTGATGACTATAAACCTGCAATTCCTTAGTAGCGATCGCCTTAGCAATGGTTTCAAGCTGGCGTTGCAGTAGATCGGGTGGCAAAAATTCCAATAGATGGTGCTGAATTGGCGCAAACTGATTGTCGGTGGAAGGGAAAAAACTATCCAGACAGTAGCCATCAAGATCAACCTGTAGGATTAAATCGGGCATTGCCTCAAGAATAGTTCTTTGCCGCAGTTCACTTACCCTTAAATTTGCTTCGCTATCTAAAAGAGTTTGATTGATTTTTTCTAATTCTGATATTCGAGCTTGAACTTGTGCTTCAAGATTCTCTTTCTCAGCCTGTAATTTCTCTAACAAAGATGCTTGATGGACGGCTATGCCCAGTTGAATGGCAATTTGCTGTAATCCATCGATTTCTTGGGGCTGCCAAGAGCGAGGTGCAGTGCAGTTATGAACAATAATTAGTCCCCAAAGTTGGGATTGATTGAATACTGGAATTACTAAAATTGCTTTGACTTGAGCTTGGTTTAAAAAGTCGGCATCGCAAGAGTTAAGGTTGCTACTGGAAATATCATTGATAGCTATAAAATTATGATCTTGATCAACAGCCAGTAAACCAGACTCAAGGTACTGATCACAGACTACCTGATTAATTAACGAAAACCGAGGATCGGAAATAGACTCTACTACTATTTGACCTTTTTGATGCGAAGTAAGATGGGGAGTAATGTGATTAAGCTGATAAATTAATACCCGATCGCATCCTAGCAGTTGATGTACTTGATCCGCAGTGGTTTGGAGAATTGTTTGTAGATTTGAGGACTGATGAATTTGCAACGCAATGGAAGCAATAAAGTTACTCCAAGCTAGTTGGGCAGAGTAATCTATATCACTGAGATTTTGAGTAGTAATAGGGCGTAAATCCATGCCGCAATTGTCCGTTGTAGGTATTGATTCGTCACTGCATAGGGCATTTTGTTTTAGGTTTTTCCGTCTCCATTATCCATAATAATTATAGATGATGGTTTATAGAAATTTCCGTGGGCAATTTGGTAGTAGGATCAGCTTAATTTTTGATGCAGGATGAATGACTAAAAAAGTTTTTATTACGGGTGCCAGTGGATGCGTAGGGCATTATTTAGTGGAGTCTTTAATTCATAAAACCGATTATGAGCTTTATCTTTTAGTGCGCGATCGCCACAAGCTTAAGGTGGATATAAACGTCCGTGCGGGCATTAATATTGTTGAAGGCACCATGCAGGATATTGAGACATATCGAGACTTGCTCGGCACCATGAATTATGTGATCAGTACGGCGGCGGCTTGGGGCGGAACGGAAGTTACCTTTGACACCAACTTACATAAAACCGTAGATTTATTTGCTGCCCTTAATCCTGCTGTGTGTGAGCGAGCGATTTACTTTTCCACTGCGAGTATTCTGGATCAAGATAATCAACTTTTACCCTCAGCAGGAGAAATTGGCACAGACTATATTCGCTCTAAATATGCTTGTCTGGAAAAATTAGAACATTCTGCCATTAGCGATCGTCTAATTACGGTATTTCCAACTTTGGTATTTGGCGGAGATGGCAATAAGCCTTATTCACACCTGTCGGGTGGTTTAAAAGAAGTGGCAGGATACATTAATTTAATTCGATGGGTAAAGGGTGATGGCAGTTTGCATTTTATTCATGGTAGCGATATTGCCCAGATTATTACTCAACTAATTACCAGTGATGATTGCCGTCTAAGTTGGGATTTAGATGACTTTAATTTCCCTGTGCGTTTGGTATTAGGAGAACCTAGACTTACGGTTAATCAGGCGATCGCCGAGGCTTGTGCATTTTTTAAAAAGCCCATTGGCAGATGGTCACCCCAACTAAATCTTACGCCTTGGTTAGTTGATATTGTGATCAAGCTCTTTAAGATTCAGGTGGCGGAATGGGATCGGTTTTGCATTAAGCAACGGCATTTCACCTATAAAGTCGTGAGTCCCGAAACCTTTGGGCTTAAGTCTAATTATCCGAATATTGCTAGTCTTTTAGCGGAGATCAATTAACCAAGATCAAATAAATTTACGGTCTCAACACCTTACCTGTGAGGGTTTTGCCATATACAGAAGTATTAGTGGAGAGAGAGGCGATCGCTTTGACTGTCCAAGTCTGATTAGGATCGAACAGAGTAGCAAGTTTTAGGTTTTGCGGATCAAGGTTTAAACATTGAGCAGGTCTAATACTGAGTGCTTGCCATAGTTCCAAGGGTGTGAGCTTTTCTGTTACTACCAGTTCTTGCCATAGAGTCGCTAAAATCAACTCCAACCCAATGACCCCAGAGGGTGCTGATTCAAAATCCACGGTTTTTTCTTCGTAGGTATAGGGTGTATGATCGACGGCGATCGCATCAATTGTGCCGTTTTTTATACCATTAATCAAGGCTGCCCGATCCTCGGAATTGCCCAAAGGTGGAGATAGGCGTAAATTGGGATCGTAGGAGTGTAAATCTTGATCCGATTGCCATAAATTCATCCAACAGACACTGGCGGTTACGGGTAAATGGGAGTTTTTGGCTTGGGCGATTAATTCCACACTACGGGCAGTAGAAATTTTCATAAAATGGGTGGGAGTTTTAGTCAAAGCTACTAATTCTAATAAGCTTGCTAAAGCTACGGTTTCTGCTATTTCAGGGATGCCAGCCAACCCATATTGTAAAGACCATTTACCTTCACGCATGACCCCAGATTCAGCCAAGTTACTATGCCACGCCCACAGCATTAGGGGTTTATGTAGAGGTTTTACATACTCCATCACTCGTCGGACTAACGCTAAATTCGATATGGGTTTGCCATCACTAAATCCGACCACATGGGGTGCTAGTTCTGCTAAATCTGTAATTGCCTTACCTTCGCAGTTAATAGTGATTCCTCCCCAAGGTAAAAATAAAGAATGCGATCGCCAAAATTCCGTAGCAGTGGCATTATCGATTGCTGGTTGAGTATTCGGTAAAATACCGACTTGAGAAAATCCCCCATTTTTAGCAGAGGCAGTCAAAGACGATAGGGTTTCCCGCTTTTCAAATCCCGGCTCTCCACTGTGGCTATACATATCAACTAAGCCTGTACCTAAAATGAGCCCAGAGCGATCGCTGATTTCTACATCTTCTGGAGGCGAATCTAATCCAATTTGAAAGTTACCATCAGATGTGAGCAAAATATCTTGAATAGATTCAGTCTGGGTAATGGCATCGATTACTTTAACTTGTTT
Encoded here:
- a CDS encoding response regulator, producing the protein MDLRPITTQNLSDIDYSAQLAWSNFIASIALQIHQSSNLQTILQTTADQVHQLLGCDRVLIYQLNHITPHLTSHQKGQIVVESISDPRFSLINQVVCDQYLESGLLAVDQDHNFIAINDISSSNLNSCDADFLNQAQVKAILVIPVFNQSQLWGLIIVHNCTAPRSWQPQEIDGLQQIAIQLGIAVHQASLLEKLQAEKENLEAQVQARISELEKINQTLLDSEANLRVSELRQRTILEAMPDLILQVDLDGYCLDSFFPSTDNQFAPIQHHLLEFLPPDLLQRQLETIAKAIATKELQVYSHQLFKFGKLVTEEIRIVAVNDKEALVIVRDITDRQEAELALQKSETTTRAIIHAIPDLLIRMRQDGLQMEVINAGAIHCLHAVTNPDTKPDRPQDSVGYNIIDIMPLAIAQERIALAQLAISTGITQKQEYKFIDQDQTYYEKARIVPLNHNEVLVAVSDISDRKQAEIALAKAIEIAESAAKSKSEFLANMSHEIRTPMNGVLGMAELLANTYLTEEQQDIVQTIKDSGDTLLVIINDILDFSKIESGMLELEDHPFDLNNLITSVCKLLSKQALSKNLDLKYVIFPDIPLKVIGDSTRLRQIFLNLVGNAIKFTENGSVIITVAKHKTLNNSHLELLISVKDTGIGINSDRIHQLFHPFTQADSSISRKFGGTGLGLTISKSLVELMDGTIWVESLGNISGNFPGDWHSLSNTHGSSFYFTIRLKTFSETEIQSSIIPLKSESGSQQSNVIAKPPIKILLAEDNPVNQKVATMMLRKLGYIADIANNGLEVLAMVEQQSYDLILMDMQMPEIDGLTATKIIRQSDKPQPWIIALTANALEQDRQLCIDAGMNDFLPKPIPIQDFNRIISEFSRQVLSHLG
- a CDS encoding NAD(P)-dependent oxidoreductase, which gives rise to MTKKVFITGASGCVGHYLVESLIHKTDYELYLLVRDRHKLKVDINVRAGINIVEGTMQDIETYRDLLGTMNYVISTAAAWGGTEVTFDTNLHKTVDLFAALNPAVCERAIYFSTASILDQDNQLLPSAGEIGTDYIRSKYACLEKLEHSAISDRLITVFPTLVFGGDGNKPYSHLSGGLKEVAGYINLIRWVKGDGSLHFIHGSDIAQIITQLITSDDCRLSWDLDDFNFPVRLVLGEPRLTVNQAIAEACAFFKKPIGRWSPQLNLTPWLVDIVIKLFKIQVAEWDRFCIKQRHFTYKVVSPETFGLKSNYPNIASLLAEIN
- a CDS encoding dihydroorotase, whose product is MPALFKASQFKQVKVIDAITQTESIQDILLTSDGNFQIGLDSPPEDVEISDRSGLILGTGLVDMYSHSGEPGFEKRETLSSLTASAKNGGFSQVGILPNTQPAIDNATATEFWRSHSLFLPWGGITINCEGKAITDLAELAPHVVGFSDGKPISNLALVRRVMEYVKPLHKPLMLWAWHSNLAESGVMREGKWSLQYGLAGIPEIAETVALASLLELVALTKTPTHFMKISTARSVELIAQAKNSHLPVTASVCWMNLWQSDQDLHSYDPNLRLSPPLGNSEDRAALINGIKNGTIDAIAVDHTPYTYEEKTVDFESAPSGVIGLELILATLWQELVVTEKLTPLELWQALSIRPAQCLNLDPQNLKLATLFDPNQTWTVKAIASLSTNTSVYGKTLTGKVLRP